In the genome of Xanthomonas hortorum pv. pelargonii, the window GTTCAGTGCTGCTGCCGACAAAGCGGTGACGCTCTGGGACAACCGTCAGATCTATACGCAAACCGACAAGCAGGGCGTGAGTTGGGAGTTCAACGGCAGCCAGTGGCTGCGCCAAGAGAAAGCCGATCTGCCCAACGATGGCGTGGATGCGCCGCAGAAGCAGGCCATGTTCGCACTGCCCGAAAAAGCGCGAGAGCTTAACTATCACGCCAGTGGCGAAGCGACCGAGCAGGCGCTGGGCAAGGTGCAACCCAGTAATCCTTATGTGCAGCCATCCAGTGAGGCAGATGCTGCGCATCTCTACGCGCGTGATTGGCGACACGATCCGGCGAATGGCCAGTGGTCACGGATGGTCGCCGACGACGTTGATCGGAACGATCGGCCCGTCTGGACGGTTGATCCGGCAAGCCCCGAGCGCAGTGCTGCGTTGGACCAGCAAGCAGCCCAGGTGGTGGATGCCAACATTGCCCGTGGCCCAGCTGCAATTGCAGCGACTTATCAGGCTGCCCACCAGCGCAATGGCTGGGAGGACTTCGGCCCCGTGCCAGCGGCCGTGCAAACAGCCTTGAACCCGGACTCGTTGCAAGCCTCGGACGGCAAGCAGTATCAGCGCGATACGCAAGGCCAGTGGCGACATGATGGTGTTGCTGCCGAAGGCAATGTCCCGCTGGAACTCAACGCAACGCGCGAACGCTTGTACCCGGCCTTGGAGCAGCATGCGCAGGCATTGGCACAGATGTCCGCGCGGCAAACGCCAACCCTGCAGCAGCAGGACCAGGCCAATACCGAAGCGACGTATGCCGCCTATGGCGTTGCGCCCAATGCCCAGACCGCAGGCGCGATCCAGCTTGCGGTGCAAAAGACCCGTGAGGCAAACGGGATTGATGCAGCGACCAGCTCTTTGGCATTGGAGCGTGATGCGACCGGTCAATACTCGGTGGACAGCCCCATCCAGCATCTGAGCCGTGACGCCGATGGTGCGGTGCGTGTTGCGGCGACCACCGGCGCTGACGAGATCCATCAGGCACTGGGCGAGGTGCAGTCACTCCGGCAAGAAAAATCCCCTTCGGCCAATGCACCAGAGCTGCGCATTGACGCGCAGTCGCCCCAAGAGCGCGATGCCTACGAGCAAGCGCTGCGCGAGGCCAATCGGCAGGGCGTTTCCACGCAAGAGGCGCAACAGGTCGCAAGCTTCGCAGCAACGACCGTTACAGCTCCGCATGTGGATGAAACCCAAGCGCCTCAGGCAGCCATTGATGCGCAGCGTGATCGAAACGTTGCATACACTCCCGAGGTGCCTGTTGTTGTGGAGACGGCAACGCCTGCCCCGGTCGTGATGCCTGCATCCGCCAACGCGCCTTCGCCAGAAGACGTGCGCCCGGTCGCCAAGCCTGCCGAACCGAAGCCCGAACCTGTCCCGCAACGCGAACCACAAGAAACCCGAACACCTGAGGTTGCCGCACCCCCGACAGCCGGCGCAGTCCAGCCGAAGGCAGAGGCGGTAGCGCCAGCCTTGGCAAGCACAGCTGCGCCGAGTGCCGGGCCGGCATCATCAGTTTCAACCTCTCACGATCAAGCGCCTACTCAGGCCGCTGCGCCAGTGTCGCCGGCATCCCATGAAGTGGAAGGGCTGCGCCTCGGCGACCGAGGTCAAGAGGTCGAGTTCTTGCAGTATCGATTGCAGCAAGTAGATGCCCGGGGTCCGAACGGCCAGGCCGTGCCGCAAGACGGGCACTACGGTCCGGAGACCGAACATGCCGTGAGGCAGTTTCAGCAAGACCAAGGGTTGCCGGCAACGGGCGTTGCCGGCCAAGACCTGGATGCAGTGCTGTCGCAGGCACAACACGCGCGCCGAGAGTCCTTGAAACCCACAGAGCCGGCATCGGCAAATGGGCCGGTGGAGCAGGGTAGCGAGCAGCAAGCGCAAGGAGTTGCACCACAGAACGGTGCGTCATCGACTGTTCCATTGCAGGCAGAGCAGCAAGAGGCGATGCAGGCTTCGTCGCCGGCAATTCCAACGCAAAGCGAAGTGCCGGCGCAGATCGTCTTGCCGGAGCGCCAACCCGCTGTCTATACGTCGTCGCTAGGTTTTGGTAGGGCTAGCGAGCGTTCAGACGCAGGTGAACAAGAGGAGGATCGGGTCGAGCAAGTCAGGCTCTCCCTAGATGTCTCTCAGCAGGGGTTTCCCTCTGATCATCGGGATTACGCGTTGTTCTCCGCCATCCAGGCGCAGCTCCCGAAAGGCACCTCCGATGAGAAGACGGCAGAGGTATTGCATGCCGTCAAAGAGTCAGGGATCGAACGCGCGGATGAACTCCGCAAAGTGACTATCCAAGATGATGTCGCCTTTGTCTTTGGCAAAACGCCGGGTTTCCACTCGGAAGTCGCGCTCAACACGCCATCGCCTGGCATCAATGACACCTTGCAGAAGACGGAGGCATTGGATCAGCAACGGGTACAGCAGATGGTGCAGTTCCAGCGGGAGCGCGAAGAGATCGACAAGAACCCAACGGGCCCAGTGATGACGCTTGCTGCGCGCTCTCAGCAGCAGGCCATGTCGGACGCGTCCAGTGGTGATAGGGGCTAATACTCGCGAGCCAGGCGATAACATTTTTCATTTCAATACGTTGACGCGGTAACAAGTCGAATGCGGGAGGTCGAGCGCGTTTGCGCAGTCGCTGTCAGGCCGGGCGTGCCTCTATGCATGCAAGGGGAGGAGTGAGGGGTAGTGCGCCACATGCGACACGCACATGTCACGCAGCTGACGCTTCGCAAATCGCGCACCTTTCTGCGCGCTGCGTTGCAATGACGACACGCCGGTGCGGTGCCGCTTCGTTCGTGCGGCGCCGGGTTCGCTTGCCTTGCGCATGTGCGGGCGTTGCTCCGTAGAGTCCATCACGCCGCTGAGTTTGCCGCGGCCGGGTCGCGTTGCTTCAGCAGGCACGCGCCATTCCTCTTTCAGGTGATCTTTTCCATGAAATTGCTAACCGCCGCCATCGGCGGTGTCTGTCTTACGCTCGCCGCACAAGCCGGCGCCATCAACCTTGCAACGGGCGATACGCGCGCTGTCTCCGAGCCGGCGATTCCTGCCACCTGCCAGACGGTCAGTGCCAGCCACACGCCGAGTGCGCGCCTGTTCGACGCTGCATCGGAAAGCGCGCCGCCAGACACCAAAACCATCCAGGCCGCGCTGACTGCCTGCACCGGCAAGAACGGCAGCGTGCTGCTCAAGGCCGGCACCGGCACTGCGCTTCTCACCGGGCCGCTGTCGATTCCCACTGGTGTCACCTTGGTCGTCGATCAGGGCGTCACCTTATACGGCTCGCGCAATCCGGCCGACTACGGCAGCGGCTGCGGCACTGCCGGTGCGAAGAGCGGTGGATGTTTGCCGTTGATCAGCGTCAAGGGCGTCAAGTCGGGCGTCATGGGTGTGCGCACCGGCGGGCGCCAGGGCACCATCGACGGCCGCGGCGATCTGCCCATGCTCGGCAAGAGCACCACCTGGTGGGAATTCGGCGAAAACGCCAAGAACGCAGGCCAGGTGCAGAACAGCCCGGACCTGATCAAGGTGCAGAACTCCAACACCTTCACCCTCTACAACGTCAACCTGATCAATGCGGCGTACTTCCATTTCTTCGCGCATATCGTCGATGGCCTGACCATCTGGGGCGTGCGGGTGAAGTCGCCGGCCACCAGCCCCAACACCGATGGTCTGGACCTGGACAGCGTGGTCAACGCCAGCCTGGTCGATAACGATGTGATGGGCGGCGACGACTGCGTGGCGATCAAGACCATTGCCTCCAAGTCCGGCAACATCAGCGTGCGCGACAACCGCTGTTACGGCACCCACGGCATCTCGATCGGCAGCGAAGTGATGTCCGGGGTCAACAATGTGCTGATCGAAAACAACGCCATCACCTCCATCGACGATGCCGGCAACCGCAGTACCGACAGCAACGGGCTCCGCATCAAGACCAGCATCGTCAAGGGCGGCCCGGTCAGCCTGATCACCTATCGCAACATCTGCCTGTTCGGGGTGACCAGCCCGCTGGTGATCAACCCGTTCTATTCGACCCGTGGTAGCGGGACCAAGCCCAGTTTCAAGGAGATCGTGGTCAACGGCTTGCGTACCACGGGCGATGTTGGCCTCAAGGGCAAGGGCTGGATCCTGAAGGGCTTTGATGCGCAGACGCCGCTGGATCTGGTGCTGGCCAATCTTGCGACAGGCAACACTGCCGTCACTGCCAGCAATGCGCAGATCGGGCTGTTCAACAGCGACCTGACCGCCGAAAATTTGGGCGCCGGCGTCACTACCGCCCCCGTGCAACTGAGTGGCGCGATCCCGACCTGCTCGACGGCACCGCGTTTCCCGGAACTGTGATCGATTGATCGGGCGTGGCCGGCGTTTCGGCTGCGCCTGATTTTTTCAAATGCTGTTTGCGAAAAACGATGCAGCGCCGCGAGGTGCTGCATCGTGGGGACTGAGGGAATCCCCGATTCCATCGCAGCGGACACATCCGGGCCTGCATGGAGGTTTTTTCGTGCTGCGCCCTCCAGCGAAGTGTCCTGCAAGCTTGTGCCAATGCTGCGGCATGTCTTGACTTCGGCTAAAGCTCTTTCGTTTCATGGTCTTATTGCCAGAAGTTCATCTGGTCTCTGTTACTCTCGGCCGATGATTCGACGCACCCTGACCTGCCTGCTCACCCTTGGCCTTGTCGCCTGCGCGACCCAGCCCAGCCCTCCGACCCCGCCGCCGGCCGCCAGTGCGCCCCCGGCCAAGCCGCCGAGCGCCCCGGTCGCGCCCGCCAGTGCGGCCGCCGAAGCGCCCGCGTTGCCGCCGGTGGACCTGACCCCGGTGCCGTTCGAGATCGCACGTGCCAATTTCGTGCGCGACACCGCCGCCAAGTACGGCCTCGACGCCGCCCAGATCGAAGCGGTGCTGGCGCAGGCGCAATTCAAGGACGCCATCGCCACCGCGATGTCGCGTCCGGCCGAACGGGTCAAGCCGTGGAACGAATACCGGCCGATGTTCATCACCCAGGCGCGCATCGATGGCGGCCGCAAGTTCCTGGCCGAGCACCGCGCCGAACTGAGCAAGGTCGAAGCGGCCACCGGCGTGCCGGCGCAGGTGATCGTGGCCATCATCGGGGTGGAAACCAGCTATGGCAGCAACGCCGGCAAGTACCGCGTGCTGGATGCGCTGTACACGCTGGCGTTCCGCTATCCGCGCAGCGGCGACCCGGCCAAGCTCGAACGCGAAGTGCGTCGCGAGCTGTTCTTCCGCGATGAACTCGGCCAGCTGTTCGCGCTCGGCAAGGAAGAGCAACTCGATGTCACCACGCTGATCGGCAGCTATGCCGGGGCGATGGGCATGGGCCAGTTCATGCCGTCCAGCTACCGCCAGTTTGCGGTGGATGGCGATGCCGACGGCAAGCGCAATCTGTTCACCGACCACAATGACGTGTTCGCCTCGGTCGCCAATTACTTCGTCAAGAAGGGCGGCTGGGTGCGCGGCGGTCAGGTCGCGGTGCCGGCCACGCTGGCCGCCGGCCACGAGGAATTCAATCCCACCGATTGGTCGCCGGTGTACACGCTGGCCGATCTGTCCGCGCGTGGTTACCACCCTAATGCGCCCGTAGTGGCCGGCAGCACGGCGACGCCGATCACCCTGGACGATGCCAACGGCAAGCAGTACTGGCTGGGCTTCCAGAATTTCTACGCGATCACCCGATACAACATTTCCAAGATGTACGCGATGGCCGTGTTCCAGCTGTCCGAGGCCATCGCCGGCAAGGAGTTACCCCCGGCATGAACAGCATGACAGGCCCCAAGTGGCTGATCCCGATGGCGCTGATGCTCGGCCTGGCGGCCTGTAGCAGTGCACCGAAGAAGAGTTCGGGCAGCGCAGGCAGCGGCGCGATCAAGGGCGTCAAGGTCGAAGGCAAGGGGCCGGCGTATGTCGCCACCGGATGCCCGTCGAGCTCGCCGTATGCGGCAGCCAAGGAAGATCCGTCCACGCGTGGCGATTACACCGCCGGCGGCCTGTACAAACCCGGCGTCAAGGACACCACCCCGGACCATGTTCCCAACGTGGCCTGCATTCCCGAGCCGCTGGTCAGCAACGAGCCGCGCTCGGCGGTGGGCAATCGCTCGCCGTATGAAGTGCTGGGCAAGCGCTACGTGGTGATGGACAACCCCGGCGACTATGTCGAACGCGGCACCGCCTCGTATTACGGCAGCAAATTCCACGGCCGGTTGACCTCCAACAAGGAGGTCTACGACATGTACGCCTTCACCGCCGCGCACAAGACCTTGCCGCTGCCCAGCTTTGCGCTGGTGACCAATACCGACACCGGCGACTCGGTGGTGGTGCGCGTCAACGACCGTGGCCCGTTCCACGACGGCCGCGTGATCGATCTGAGCTACGCCGCTGCGGTGAAGCTGGGCATCACCGGCAAGGGCACCGGCAATGTCGAAGTGCGCGGCCTGACCGAAGCCGACAACGGCAATCTGCTGGCCAAGCGCCGCAATGGCGTGGTACCTGTCGCTACCGGCGTTGCCGCAGCGCGGCCAGCCTCGGGCGGCAGCCAGATCGATGGTCTGGTGCAGCGTCTGCCCAACGGCACGGTTGCTCCGCGCGCGGTGGCGGCAAGTTCGGCTGCCGTGCCGGTGGCGACATCGATCGCCGCCGCGCCGGTCACTGCGGCAGGTGAGCGTTGGCGCTATCACGTGGCCGATTCGCGCCAGCCCGGCAATCCGGACAATTTCGATGCGTGGATGAAGTCGCAGGGCGTGCGTGTTGCGACCGGCAAGCCAGCATCGGTTGCGCCGCGGCCGGCATCGGCCACTACATCGACGCCTGCGCCTGCCGCACCGGTTGCGGTCGCGGTGGTCAAGCCTGCAGGCAGCGCGCCGCTACGTGCGACCAAGCCCGAACCGGTGCCTGCCAAGGCACCCAGCGTTGCCGAGACCGCACTCGGCGACATCCTGTTGCAGGTCGCCAGCTTCGCCAGTCGCGAAAACGCCAATCGCGCGCTGTCGCAGCTGGCCTCGGCCGGCATCGCCGGTGCCAGCGTCAGCGACATCGTCAGTGGCGGGCGCACCCTGTGGCGCTTGCGCGTCAACGCACGCGACCACGCCAATGCCTCGGAAATCGCCCAGCGCATTGCCGGGCTGGGTTTCGGGCGCCCGCAAATCGTCGCCAATTAAGCGTTGCGTCTTAAGCGCAGCGATCGAGCCAGCCGCCCAGTCGTCGACTGGGCGGCCGGCAGGGCTGGCGCACGGAATCGGCTAGCCCACTCGCTCACTCTGGATGCAGCGTCGTCTGCCTCGCTCGATCCCGACGCGCGCTGCTACAGGCATTCTCGGCCCGCACGGTTACGACAACGCTGAACTCCGCAAGCGTGCATGCCCTGCGGCGCGTCGCCTTGATCGCCATCGCACCTTACAATTTCGCATTACCCAGCCTTCGGGCCCGTCAGGAGTCGTTCTTCAATGAAATTCCGCTTCGCCGCCGCTGTCGTGGCCACGTTCGCCTTCGGCCTGGTCTGCGCCCAGACACCTGCGCCGCAGCCGACTCCCGCAGTGGCTGCTGCGCCGGCCGCCGTGCCGGTTCCGCCTGCACCCGCGCCGGCCGTGTCCAAGTCCTGGATCCTGATGGATTACGCCACCGGGCAGGTGCTGGCCGGTGAAAACATCCACCAGCAGCTGGCGCCGGCCAGCATCACCAAGGTGATGACCTCCTACGTGGTCGCTGCCGAGATCAAGAACGGCAAGGTCAAGCGCGACGACCAGGTGATGATGAGCGAGCGCGCCTGGCGCGAGGGCGGCGCCGGCACCGACGGTAGCTACAGCGGCTTCCCGGTCAACCAGACCGCGCGTCTGGAAGATATGGAAAAGGGCATGGCGATCCAGTCCGGCAACGACGCCGCGATCGCCCTGGCCGAGCATGTCGCCGGCAGCGAAGAAGCCTTCGCCTCGCTGATGAACAGCTACGCCGCCAAGATCGGCATGAAGGATTCGTACTTCGTTAACGCGCACGGTCTGAGCGCCGAAGGCCATCACTCCACCGCCTACGATCTGGCCATGCTGGGCCGCGCGATGGTGCGCGATTACCCGGAGACCTACGCCTACAACAAGATCAAGGAATTCCAGGTCGGCACCATCAAGCAGAACAACCGCAATCTGCTGTTGTGGCGCGACCCGGCGGTGGACGGCATCAAGACCGGCCACACCTCCGAAGCCGGCTATTGCCTGCTGAGCTCGGCCAAGCGCGGCGATCAGCGCCTGGTGGCGGTGGTGATGGGCGATTCGTCCGAGCGCCAGCGTGCCGACGACAGCCTGGCACTGCTCAACTGGGGCTTCCGCTTCTTCGAGACCCACAGCCTGTACGCGCCCGGCAAGGTCGTGACCAAGCAGAAGGTGTGGAAGGGTGAGCAGGACGAAGTGCAGCTGGGCGTGGCCCAGCCGCTGCTGGTCAGCCTGCAACGCGGTCGCTACAACGACCTCAAGCCCAGCATGGAAGTGGCCAAGAACCTGCAGGCCCCGATCAAGAAGGGACAGCAGATCGGCACCGTTAAGGTCAGCCTGGACGGCAAGATCATCGCTCAGGCCCCGCTGGTGGCGATCAACGCCGTCGAAGAAGGCGGGTTCTTCAAGCGCCTCTGGGATGCGTTCTGGATGTGGTGGGAATCTGAATAAAAAAATGCCGGCGAAAGCCGGCTTTTTTTTGGGAATCGAGAATGGGGAATCGGGAATCGGTAGATGCAGGAGCACAGCGTTTGCTCTTGCGATTCCCGATTCCCCAATCCCGATTCCCCGCCCTCAAAGCATCCGACTGATCGTGAAACTGCCATACACCGGCGTCTCGCGCTGGGTGTCGAATTCGCGGGTGCGGTGATAGCGGGCGATGGCGAATTTCCAGCGGCCGTACATCACCGCCAGGCCGTAACCCACGTCGCCGACGAACGCGCGCTTGTCCACGCTATGGCTGCTGCGGAAGGTGTTGCCGTCCAGGGTGATGTCGCGCAGCACCCAGCGCGCATCGGTTGTCACGAACAGGTGTCCCGACCAGCCGCTGGCACGCCCCAAACGACTGGGCGCCGTGTTTTCGCCGGCTGGCCGGGTCGGTGTGCTGCCGAAGTCGTCCGGCAGCTTCCAGCCAAAGCGCGCTTCGCCGCCGGCATTCAGGTGCGTGGCCATGTTGCCGACCGCGCCGCCCCAGTGCGAAATGAAATCCCAGCCGAAGCCGTCCGCATTGGCCGCCGCATCGCCCGGCCAGCGGCGCATGCGCTCGTGCACCAGATTGATCAGCGGCTCGTTGTGCAGCTGGTTGTCCCAGCCCTGGAATTTTTCATCGCCCAGCGCATCGTGGATCGCATCCTGCGCTTCCTGCGCAAACGCCCACTGGCCGACCACGCCGATCTGCAACTGGGTCGTGCGCAGGTGCGCATCGTTGCGCGCGTTGTAGCCGAAGCTCGCCAGCAGGATGCCCGCATACGGGCGATCGTCGGGAATTACGTCGCGCCGGGTGGAATCGGTCGGCGTGAAGATCCCCTGGCCAATCGAGAACACCATGTTCTGCTGGTCGAACTCGCCCGGATGCAGACGTTCCAGATAACCGTTGACCCAGCGCGCGGTGCGCGGCAGGCAGGGGTCGTCGGTGTAGTCGACCAGGTTGGGCGACACCAGCGTCAGCACCGCGCCATTGGAATAGCCCTGGTCCTGATCCTCCCCGCCGAACAAATCGTTGTCGACCCGGAAATTCACCGCCGGCGGGGTCCGTCCCAGCCTGCTGGAGTCGCATTGATCAGCCGCCAGGGCCGGCATCGACAGCCCGGTGAGAGAAAGCAGCAGGGCAGCAGACAACGCGCGCGGTCGAAGCATGGAGGGCCTGGAAAGGTAGGAAAGGACGATGTTCGGCAAAGGTGCCTGCGGCCGCTGCTGCGCCGCGTGAATGTGTGCCGGCATCATGCCCGAGCAATCTTGGGCGGCGGTTGAGGCTGCCGGCACCAGTCCGTTCCATTTACGGCATGCGCAGCCATGAAAAGCTCGCGCGAATAGCATATGATCCGCCCCCGGGGGAACCAGCCCCAAGGAACGGCGGCCTCTCGCAGGCTATTTCATTAGCAATGGATCGCGTTTGCCAACGGCAACGCAGGTGTCAGGGGAACTACATGAGCAAGACGATTTCTGTGAGCGCAGCGCTGTTGTCCAGCGTATTGGGTATTGCATTGGCTGGTGTCAGCGCGCCGGCATCGGCCGGATTGAAGGATGCCTTCAAGGGCTCCGCACAGGACCAGCGCAAAGACGCCGTCGCGCAGATCCCGGTGTGTGCCAAGCCGTTGGGCAGCCTGTCGGTCATCGAGCCGGAAGATGCAGTCAACTGGTGGTCGGGTCAGCAGTTGCCGGCGCCTTCCAAGTTGATCAAGGTATTCGTCAATCGTTCGCGCTGCTTCACCCTGGTGGACCGTGGCGCGGGCATGGCGGCATCGCAGCGCGAGCGCGAGATGGCGGCGAACGGCGATCTGCGCGCACGTTCCAACGTGGGCAAGGGCCAGATCCGCGCGGCCGATTATGTGATGACGCCAGACCTCATTTCGCAGAATCACAATGCCGGCGGCAGCGCCATTGCCGGAATGCTGGGCGGTCTGGTCGGCGGCAATGCCGGCAACCTGGTCGGTGGCCTGAATCTCAACAAGAAGACCGCCGACGTGGTCCTGACCATCACCGATGTGCGCTCGTCCGAACAGGTCGCCATGGCCGAAGGCAACGCCAAGAAGACCGACCTGGGCTGGGGTGCGCGTGGCAATCTGTTCACTGGCGGCGATTTCGGCGCTGCCGGTGCCGGCGGTTATGCCAATACCGAGATCGGCCAAGTGATCACGCTGGCCTATTTGCAGGCCTATACCGATGTCGTCAGCCAGCTCGGCGGTTTGTCCGGTAATGCGGCGGCTTCCAATTCCCAGCAGGCGGTCACCGTCACGCGTGCAGGGCGTCTGTTGGGCAATGCCAAGGGTTCCGGCGCGGCTGTGCGCACGCTCGAGCCGGGCATGATGCTGTACCCGACCGGCAACAAGGAAGGCGTCATGTGGGAAGTCGAAGACGAGATGGGCAACCGTGGCTGGGTGTCGTCGGCCATGCTGGAACTGTCCAAGTAAGTCTTTGGCAAGACGCAGGTCAGGCGTGATGCGTCTGGTCTGACACAACGGGGCTCATGTGGCCCCGTTGTGCTATCTGCGACACGTCAGAGTGGCAGACGGGCTTGGGTTTGCCCGCCAGCGGCCCGATAATGGGCGGATGGAAATCAGCTCCGACAACCCCGATCACGGCTTCCAGTTTCCCGGCACCTTCGAGCTCACCGCCATGGGCGAGGCCGAACGCGGGCTGGAAACCGAGCTTCCGCGTCTGCTCGCCGCGACTGGCGTCGAGTTGCTGGAAGAAAGCATCAGCTGGAAGCACTCGTCCACCGGCAAATACGTGTCCATCCGGATCGGCTTTCGCGCAGAGGACCGGGCGCAGTTCGATGCCGCCCACCAGGCGCTGCGCGAACACCCGGAAGTGAAGTGGACGCTGTAGCGGCCGAGCCTGTGCTCGCATCGGTTCCGATCCTGCCGGCGCAACTGCGCGATCTCGGCCGCCAGGACTACGCGCCGGTATGGCGTGCGATGCAGCGTTTTACCGATGCGCGCAATGAGCACACCGCCGACGAAGTGTGGGTGGTCGAGCATGCGCCGGTGTTTACGCTGGGCCAGGCCGGCAAACCCGAGCACGTATTGGCAGCCGGCGACATCCCGGTGTTGCAGGTCGATCGCGGTGGGCAGGTCACCTATCACGGCCCCGGCCAGTTGGTGGTCTATCCGCTGCTGGATCTGCGCCGGCTCAAGATCGGCGTGCGCGATTACGTGTGCAAGATCGAGCAGGCGCTGATCGACACCCTGGAAGAATGGAACATCGTCGCCGAGCGCCGCGAGGGCGCGCCCGGCGTGTACGTGGGCGGGGCCAAGATCGCCGCGCTGGGGATCCGGGTGCGGCGCGGCTGCACCTTCCACGGCTTGTCGTTCAACGTGGCGATGGATCTGGAGCCGTTCCACCGCATCAACCCGTGTGGCTACCAGGGCCTGCAAGTGACCTCGGTGCTAGACTTAGGCGGCCCTTCCGGGATGGACGCCGTCAAGGCGGTGCTGCTCGATCAGCTGGCGCGCCAGTTCGGTCTCGTGTTGCAGCCTGTTTCCGCATTGCCCGA includes:
- a CDS encoding CsgG/HfaB family protein, producing the protein MSKTISVSAALLSSVLGIALAGVSAPASAGLKDAFKGSAQDQRKDAVAQIPVCAKPLGSLSVIEPEDAVNWWSGQQLPAPSKLIKVFVNRSRCFTLVDRGAGMAASQREREMAANGDLRARSNVGKGQIRAADYVMTPDLISQNHNAGGSAIAGMLGGLVGGNAGNLVGGLNLNKKTADVVLTITDVRSSEQVAMAEGNAKKTDLGWGARGNLFTGGDFGAAGAGGYANTEIGQVITLAYLQAYTDVVSQLGGLSGNAAASNSQQAVTVTRAGRLLGNAKGSGAAVRTLEPGMMLYPTGNKEGVMWEVEDEMGNRGWVSSAMLELSK
- a CDS encoding YbeD family protein — its product is MEISSDNPDHGFQFPGTFELTAMGEAERGLETELPRLLAATGVELLEESISWKHSSTGKYVSIRIGFRAEDRAQFDAAHQALREHPEVKWTL
- the lipB gene encoding lipoyl(octanoyl) transferase LipB encodes the protein MDAVAAEPVLASVPILPAQLRDLGRQDYAPVWRAMQRFTDARNEHTADEVWVVEHAPVFTLGQAGKPEHVLAAGDIPVLQVDRGGQVTYHGPGQLVVYPLLDLRRLKIGVRDYVCKIEQALIDTLEEWNIVAERREGAPGVYVGGAKIAALGIRVRRGCTFHGLSFNVAMDLEPFHRINPCGYQGLQVTSVLDLGGPSGMDAVKAVLLDQLARQFGLVLQPVSALPDLSLPA